One region of Exiguobacterium acetylicum genomic DNA includes:
- the tsaE gene encoding tRNA (adenosine(37)-N6)-threonylcarbamoyltransferase complex ATPase subunit type 1 TsaE yields the protein MIELEMNSLEETTALALELGRRAEAGMVITLDGDLGAGKTTFTQSFAKGLGVTRHVNSPTFTIMKVYTGRLPLYHMDVYRLEGSGDDIGLEEYLNGEGVAVVEWSELIADSLPPERLAITITRTGDDSRRFELTPIGERYITLCEGLKS from the coding sequence ATGATAGAACTGGAAATGAACAGCTTGGAAGAAACGACTGCCTTGGCTCTTGAACTCGGACGACGTGCTGAAGCAGGGATGGTCATTACGCTCGATGGGGATTTAGGTGCTGGGAAAACGACTTTTACGCAAAGCTTTGCGAAAGGATTAGGTGTGACGCGTCACGTCAACAGCCCTACCTTTACGATCATGAAAGTCTATACGGGACGTCTTCCTCTTTATCATATGGATGTTTATCGCTTGGAAGGTTCCGGTGATGATATCGGACTTGAAGAATATTTGAATGGTGAAGGCGTCGCCGTCGTCGAGTGGTCTGAGTTAATTGCGGACAGCCTCCCACCTGAACGGTTGGCAATCACGATTACGCGAACAGGTGATGATAGTCGACGTTTTGAGCTGACGCCGATCGGAGAACGATACATTACATTATGTGAGGGATTGAAATCATGA
- a CDS encoding SprT family protein, with protein sequence MTNEQLQRYVEQLSLDVFSLPFRHEAYFNPRLKTTGGRYFLGDHHLDFNKRYTDDMKVFRGIVIHELCHYHLHLAGMGHRHQDQDFKEWLERYGGLRYSPRRQEDEKKSYLYECEKCSTLYRRKRRMNTERYRCGRCRGKIFYKSS encoded by the coding sequence ATGACGAATGAACAATTACAACGATACGTCGAGCAACTGTCGCTCGACGTATTTTCCTTACCGTTTCGGCATGAAGCATATTTTAATCCACGACTGAAGACGACAGGTGGTCGCTATTTCTTAGGTGATCATCACTTAGACTTCAATAAACGATATACCGATGACATGAAAGTCTTCCGCGGAATCGTGATTCATGAACTGTGTCACTACCATTTACATCTAGCAGGAATGGGGCACCGTCATCAAGATCAAGACTTTAAGGAATGGTTAGAGCGCTACGGTGGGCTTCGATACAGTCCCAGAAGACAAGAAGACGAAAAAAAATCCTATCTTTATGAATGTGAGAAATGCAGCACATTATATAGAAGGAAAAGACGCATGAATACGGAAAGATATCGATGTGGTCGATGTCGTGGAAAGATTTTTTACAAAAGTAGTTGA
- a CDS encoding DoxX family protein, translated as MMDTGLLIIRLIIGLTFAAHGTQKLFGWFGGHGIAGTGGWFESIGMKPGKALAITAGLAELIGGLLFAGGVFLWIAALLIIGSMLVAIVKVHGANGYWVTQNGYEYNMALIVIALGVAMIGAGDYSLAALIG; from the coding sequence ATGATGGATACAGGACTTTTAATCATTCGTTTAATCATCGGCTTAACATTCGCTGCACACGGGACACAAAAATTATTTGGTTGGTTCGGTGGACACGGAATCGCTGGAACAGGCGGTTGGTTTGAATCAATCGGCATGAAGCCAGGGAAGGCACTCGCGATTACAGCAGGTCTTGCTGAATTGATCGGCGGCTTGTTGTTTGCAGGAGGCGTATTCCTCTGGATCGCAGCACTCCTCATCATCGGATCGATGCTTGTCGCGATCGTTAAAGTACACGGTGCGAATGGTTACTGGGTGACGCAGAACGGGTACGAATACAACATGGCATTGATCGTCATCGCGCTTGGTGTAGCGATGATCGGTGCTGGAGACTATTCACTCGCTGCACTCATCGGGTGA
- a CDS encoding winged helix-turn-helix transcriptional regulator gives MEEVAIQPALCPKVEHAFEILGKKWTGLILRHLLTKTCRFNEIQDAIPELSGRMLTERMKELEAEGIVIRTVIPDRPIKIQYSLTDKGRQLEPVIRSIEEWAELQD, from the coding sequence ATGGAAGAAGTCGCAATCCAACCGGCTCTTTGTCCCAAAGTCGAACATGCCTTTGAAATCTTAGGTAAGAAATGGACGGGTCTGATCTTACGTCACTTGTTGACGAAGACATGTCGTTTCAATGAGATTCAAGATGCCATTCCCGAATTATCAGGTCGTATGCTCACGGAACGTATGAAGGAGCTCGAAGCGGAAGGCATCGTCATCCGGACTGTCATTCCCGATCGTCCGATTAAGATTCAATACAGTTTGACCGACAAAGGGCGCCAACTCGAACCGGTCATTCGTTCCATTGAGGAATGGGCCGAACTACAAGACTAA
- a CDS encoding STAS domain-containing protein, translated as MDLTIKTEQLDGQTHLYIAGEIDTYTAPKLRQELVPAVETNDVVVHLDEVHYMDSTGLGVFVGALKAAKKNGTSFTLVGVSERIRRLFEITGLSSIITIDSGVRGGTQ; from the coding sequence ATGGATTTAACAATTAAAACAGAGCAGCTAGACGGTCAGACGCATCTTTATATCGCAGGTGAGATTGATACGTATACAGCACCAAAGCTTCGCCAAGAACTAGTCCCGGCAGTTGAAACAAACGATGTCGTCGTCCATTTGGATGAAGTACACTACATGGATTCGACAGGTCTCGGCGTGTTCGTCGGAGCACTCAAAGCGGCGAAAAAGAACGGTACATCGTTCACGCTCGTCGGCGTTTCTGAACGCATCCGTCGTCTGTTCGAAATCACAGGTCTTTCAAGCATCATTACAATCGATAGTGGTGTAAGAGGTGGAACGCAATGA
- the tsaD gene encoding tRNA (adenosine(37)-N6)-threonylcarbamoyltransferase complex transferase subunit TsaD, with the protein MTQPLILAIESSCDETAAAVVRGGTDVLSNVVSSQIESHKRFGGVVPEVASRHHVERITYVIDDALTEANVTIDDIDAIAVTEGPGLVGALLVGVSAAKALAFAHDKPLIGVHHIAGHIYANRLVQELEFPLVCLIASGGHTELIYMPEDGVYEVIGETRDDAAGEAYDKVARTLKLPYPGGPRIDQLAQTGQDTFHFPRVWLEKDSYDFSFSGLKSAVINAVHNAEQRGETIIPEDLAASFQASVVEVLVTKAVRAVKDKGGRQLLLAGGVAANKGLRQGLEAACAKEGIDLIIPPMHLCGDNAAMIGAAAIHPYRALRYSTLAMNAEPGLDLK; encoded by the coding sequence ATGACACAACCATTGATTCTAGCAATCGAATCGAGTTGCGACGAAACGGCGGCTGCCGTCGTCCGTGGAGGAACCGACGTCTTATCGAACGTCGTCTCGTCTCAAATCGAAAGTCATAAACGATTCGGTGGCGTCGTGCCTGAAGTGGCTTCACGGCATCACGTCGAACGAATCACATACGTCATTGATGACGCCTTGACGGAAGCGAACGTCACGATCGACGATATTGATGCGATCGCCGTCACGGAAGGACCTGGACTTGTCGGAGCATTACTCGTTGGTGTCAGCGCAGCGAAGGCACTCGCCTTTGCGCATGATAAACCATTAATCGGTGTTCATCATATCGCAGGTCATATCTATGCGAATCGTCTCGTGCAAGAGCTTGAGTTCCCGCTCGTCTGTTTGATTGCATCAGGTGGGCATACGGAACTGATCTACATGCCGGAAGACGGTGTATATGAAGTCATTGGTGAAACACGGGATGATGCCGCGGGGGAAGCATATGATAAAGTTGCTCGGACGTTGAAGTTACCGTATCCAGGTGGTCCACGGATCGACCAATTAGCACAGACCGGTCAGGATACGTTCCATTTTCCACGTGTCTGGCTCGAAAAGGATTCGTATGACTTTAGCTTCAGCGGTTTGAAGTCAGCAGTCATCAATGCCGTGCATAACGCCGAACAACGGGGAGAAACGATCATTCCGGAAGATTTAGCTGCGAGTTTCCAAGCGAGCGTCGTCGAGGTACTCGTGACGAAGGCGGTCCGTGCCGTGAAGGATAAAGGGGGACGTCAATTACTGCTTGCTGGTGGCGTCGCTGCCAACAAAGGATTACGCCAAGGTCTCGAAGCGGCGTGTGCGAAGGAAGGAATCGATCTCATCATTCCGCCGATGCACCTGTGTGGAGATAATGCGGCGATGATCGGAGCGGCTGCGATTCATCCGTATCGCGCGTTACGCTATTCGACACTTGCCATGAACGCAGAACCTGGGCTAGATTTAAAGTAA
- the sigB gene encoding RNA polymerase sigma factor SigB → MPAKSQQRHHSDDEVLRLIDLYQQDDQDEEVHAALLERYSDLVEALARKFSRGRPIHDDLVQVGMIGLLAALRRFDKEFGRSFESFAVPTIIGEIKRFIRDKTWSVHVPRRIKELGPKIKKAVEELTTELQRSPRIDEIAARLEVSEEEVLETLEMGKSYQALSVDSSIEADQEGSTVTLLDLVGNQENGYDSVDQRLILEKAFAVLTDRERSILECAYYRNMSQKETGELLGISQMHVSRLQRRALQKLREAIKVEPNEVFSKD, encoded by the coding sequence GTGCCAGCAAAGTCTCAACAACGCCATCACAGTGATGATGAAGTACTTCGACTGATTGATTTGTATCAGCAGGACGACCAAGATGAGGAAGTGCATGCGGCATTACTCGAGCGTTATTCAGACTTGGTAGAAGCTTTGGCCCGGAAGTTCTCGCGTGGTCGACCGATTCATGACGATCTCGTTCAGGTCGGAATGATTGGGTTGCTCGCAGCGCTTCGTCGCTTCGATAAGGAATTCGGTCGCAGTTTTGAATCGTTTGCTGTTCCGACGATCATCGGTGAAATCAAACGTTTCATCCGCGATAAAACATGGAGCGTTCACGTTCCACGTCGCATCAAGGAACTTGGACCGAAAATCAAGAAGGCAGTCGAGGAGTTGACGACGGAGTTGCAACGCTCTCCGCGCATCGATGAGATTGCTGCGCGTCTTGAAGTATCGGAAGAGGAAGTCCTCGAAACACTTGAAATGGGTAAAAGCTATCAAGCGTTATCCGTTGATAGTTCGATTGAGGCAGATCAGGAAGGTAGTACCGTTACGTTACTCGATCTTGTCGGGAATCAAGAAAACGGCTACGATTCTGTCGATCAGCGTCTGATTCTTGAAAAGGCATTTGCTGTCTTAACGGACCGCGAACGTTCGATTCTCGAATGTGCTTACTACCGCAATATGAGTCAAAAAGAAACGGGCGAACTACTCGGCATTTCACAAATGCACGTTTCCCGTCTTCAACGACGCGCTTTACAGAAGTTACGTGAAGCGATCAAAGTCGAACCAAATGAAGTATTCTCTAAAGACTGA
- a CDS encoding flavodoxin, which translates to MHIAIGFVSMSGNTEDIVSLIQHELEQHDVDVTITELDQFVGEDLSRFDGLLLGSYTWGDGDLPYEAEDFVEELREQSLDGIPAAAFGSGDLDYPKYCAAVDLIEDALKEAGATLVTDGLKIEFDPNTPEKQAACRAFAQTFHRFLQQVHS; encoded by the coding sequence ATGCATATCGCGATTGGATTCGTCAGCATGTCCGGTAATACGGAAGATATCGTCTCACTCATTCAACATGAACTCGAGCAACACGATGTCGATGTGACGATCACAGAACTAGATCAATTCGTCGGGGAGGACTTATCACGTTTTGATGGTCTATTACTCGGCTCATATACATGGGGAGACGGTGATTTACCGTATGAAGCAGAGGACTTCGTCGAGGAGCTTCGGGAACAATCCTTAGACGGGATACCGGCGGCTGCTTTTGGTTCGGGGGATCTTGATTATCCGAAGTACTGCGCAGCGGTTGATTTGATTGAAGACGCGTTAAAAGAAGCTGGGGCGACCCTCGTCACGGATGGCTTGAAGATTGAGTTTGATCCGAATACCCCGGAGAAACAGGCCGCTTGTCGTGCATTCGCGCAAACGTTTCATCGCTTTTTGCAACAGGTTCATTCTTGA
- a CDS encoding type II toxin-antitoxin system PemK/MazF family toxin: MIVKRGDVFYANLSPVVGSEQGGVRPVLVLQNDIGNRFSPTVIVAAITAQIDKAKLPTHVEVYRERHGLERDSVILLEQIRTIDKRRLTDKVTHLDPDTMMKVNSAVAISLGLVDF; the protein is encoded by the coding sequence TTGATAGTCAAACGTGGCGACGTGTTTTATGCAAATTTGTCACCTGTGGTCGGATCGGAACAAGGGGGAGTTCGTCCCGTGCTTGTTCTACAAAATGATATTGGTAACCGATTCAGCCCGACAGTCATCGTGGCTGCGATCACGGCACAGATCGACAAAGCCAAACTACCGACCCATGTGGAAGTATATCGAGAGCGACACGGATTAGAACGTGATTCGGTCATCTTACTTGAGCAAATCCGGACAATTGATAAACGCCGTCTAACGGATAAAGTCACACATCTAGATCCAGACACGATGATGAAAGTAAATAGTGCCGTCGCAATCAGCTTAGGCTTGGTTGATTTTTAG
- a CDS encoding haloacid dehalogenase type II has product MTIQALVFDVYGTLFDVHSVKEQAEALYPDHGEAISKRWREKQLEYSFLRQLNGQYVPFSQVTQDALRYTLLELKLHVTEEQITTLMETYLTLDVYPEVSSVLETMADKRLVVFSNGSHDMLDPLIEQSGLADRFEHLVSVDDIKQYKPAPASYMHSLNTLGLKREEILFMSSNGWDITGAKSFGFKTAWINRNGLPVEELNLDPDRIYDDLTGITEWQ; this is encoded by the coding sequence ATGACGATTCAAGCACTCGTCTTTGACGTCTACGGTACATTATTCGATGTCCATTCCGTCAAAGAACAAGCCGAAGCGCTTTATCCGGATCACGGAGAAGCGATCAGCAAACGCTGGCGGGAGAAACAACTGGAGTACTCTTTCCTCCGGCAATTGAACGGACAGTATGTGCCGTTCAGCCAAGTGACACAAGATGCTCTCCGCTATACGTTACTCGAACTGAAGCTCCATGTGACCGAGGAACAAATCACGACCTTAATGGAGACGTACCTGACGCTTGATGTATATCCTGAAGTCAGCTCCGTTCTCGAGACGATGGCGGACAAGCGTCTGGTCGTCTTCTCGAATGGTTCCCATGATATGCTCGATCCGCTCATTGAGCAGTCAGGCTTAGCCGATCGGTTCGAACATCTCGTCAGTGTCGATGATATCAAACAGTATAAGCCAGCACCTGCATCCTATATGCATTCCTTAAACACGCTCGGTCTAAAACGTGAGGAGATCCTCTTCATGTCCTCGAACGGTTGGGATATCACCGGGGCGAAGAGTTTCGGCTTCAAAACGGCATGGATCAATCGAAATGGACTTCCGGTCGAGGAATTGAATCTCGATCCCGATCGCATCTATGATGACTTGACGGGTATCACTGAATGGCAATGA
- the tsaB gene encoding tRNA (adenosine(37)-N6)-threonylcarbamoyltransferase complex dimerization subunit type 1 TsaB: MKIVAIDTSTKQLSVALSDGKQIVAEASYVTSLNHATKLMPLLERLMVEAKWIPAQLTRVVVADGPGSYTGLRIGATTAKTLAYTLGIELVAISTLELMAASTGHTGRVAAIQDARRGAGFVGVYDAGKRIGEEQHIEISSFVKTLPPDTLVTGDVDAFEEILQPFEKAAPAFRTPRAGVLALLGATRQTVEAHAFEPRYLRLAEAEAKWIEAQRHE, translated from the coding sequence ATGAAAATCGTAGCTATTGATACATCGACGAAACAATTATCAGTCGCTCTTTCAGACGGAAAACAGATTGTAGCAGAAGCTTCTTACGTCACGTCTTTGAATCATGCGACGAAACTCATGCCGTTGCTGGAGCGCTTGATGGTGGAAGCAAAATGGATACCGGCTCAACTGACACGTGTCGTCGTTGCTGACGGTCCTGGTTCTTATACGGGATTACGGATTGGAGCGACGACAGCGAAGACGCTTGCTTATACACTCGGTATCGAGCTTGTTGCCATCTCGACACTTGAACTGATGGCAGCTTCGACTGGTCATACAGGACGCGTTGCGGCGATTCAAGATGCGCGGCGTGGAGCAGGGTTTGTCGGAGTGTACGACGCCGGGAAACGAATTGGTGAAGAACAGCATATCGAGATTTCTTCTTTTGTGAAGACGTTACCGCCAGATACGCTCGTCACAGGAGACGTCGATGCGTTCGAAGAGATTCTTCAGCCCTTCGAAAAGGCGGCTCCTGCTTTCCGGACGCCACGTGCCGGCGTACTCGCTTTACTCGGTGCAACGCGTCAGACGGTCGAAGCGCATGCGTTTGAGCCACGTTACCTGCGCCTGGCTGAAGCAGAAGCGAAATGGATCGAGGCACAGCGTCATGAGTAA
- the rsbW gene encoding anti-sigma B factor RsbW, giving the protein MKNEQLNMTLPAKPEYVAIARLTVSGVANRMGYTYDDIEDIKIAVSEACANAVQHAYEGKEDGSIALTCNVYPDDRLEIVVKDNGITFDKDEVKRQSEPITDAHDLDSLHEGGLGILMIEALMDQVTIEKANGVTVHMTKYMNRDEVGQSASKVSTTPSQ; this is encoded by the coding sequence ATGAAGAACGAACAACTAAACATGACATTACCGGCAAAACCGGAATATGTAGCCATTGCCCGTCTGACGGTTTCAGGTGTCGCGAACCGTATGGGATACACGTATGATGACATCGAAGATATCAAGATCGCTGTCTCAGAAGCATGTGCGAACGCTGTTCAACATGCGTACGAAGGAAAAGAAGATGGTAGCATCGCCTTGACATGTAATGTCTATCCGGATGATCGTCTTGAGATTGTCGTCAAGGATAACGGCATTACGTTCGATAAAGATGAGGTCAAACGCCAAAGTGAACCGATTACGGATGCACACGATCTCGATTCCTTGCATGAAGGAGGACTCGGTATCTTGATGATCGAAGCATTGATGGATCAAGTAACGATCGAGAAAGCGAACGGCGTCACTGTCCATATGACAAAATATATGAATAGAGATGAGGTGGGTCAAAGTGCCAGCAAAGTCTCAACAACGCCATCACAGTGA
- a CDS encoding Tex family protein gives MEKRIASELNVRPAQVKAVLQLTEEGGTIPFIARYRKEQTGELDEVAIKAILDRHKQLTQLESRRSDVLEKIEEQGGLTPELRRTLEEATTLQQVEDIYLPFRPKRRTKAEIAREAGLAPLADWLRDKSAYDEATFHRLSNGLDSEEALTGAQSIISEEWGEQATVREFIRKQMRRSAEIVTKQKKDAVDEKGVFAQYYAYSERIQQIVPHRILAINRAEALKIVSVKVVLEEQQVLPTLLRSYAQLAPKKRDIVEAAITTGYKKSVFPAIEREIRNELTEKAELQAIDVFGKNLRQLYMQPPMKGKVMLGLDPAYRTGCKWAVIDPTGEMKEVGVIYVTMSEQKAKEARQTLSQLVDTYGIELIAIGNGTASRETEAFVADWMQGQKDIAFTIVDEAGASIYSASEIARTEFPELQVEQRSAISIARRLQDPLAELVKVDPQSVGVGQYQHDVSQTKLKETLDFVVETVVNQVGVDVNTASEPLLSYVAGITKATAKKIVERRSELGTFKTRQELLKVPRLGAKAYEQAAGFLRILEGTHPLDRTPIHPEQYKTVEKLFKTLGLTLDQVGTDAVREQLSTLSLPEMAQTLEIGEPTLRDIIEALQRPGRDPREALDKPLLRQDVLSMDMIQVGMEFQGTVRNVLDFGAFVDIGVKENGLIHISKLSRKRVKHPLDVVAVGDIVTVWVTNVEPERGRIGLTLVPPK, from the coding sequence ATGGAAAAGAGAATCGCAAGTGAACTGAATGTACGTCCTGCGCAAGTGAAGGCAGTCTTACAATTGACGGAAGAAGGCGGTACGATTCCGTTCATCGCCCGCTACCGGAAAGAACAGACAGGTGAACTCGATGAGGTCGCGATCAAAGCGATTCTCGATCGACATAAACAATTAACGCAACTTGAAAGCAGACGGAGCGACGTCCTTGAAAAGATTGAGGAACAAGGTGGACTGACGCCGGAACTTCGTCGAACACTTGAAGAAGCGACGACGTTACAGCAAGTCGAAGATATCTACTTACCATTTCGACCAAAACGTCGGACGAAAGCGGAAATTGCACGGGAAGCAGGGCTTGCACCACTTGCTGACTGGCTCCGCGACAAGTCTGCTTATGATGAAGCGACATTCCATCGCTTGAGCAATGGGCTGGATTCGGAAGAAGCGCTGACTGGGGCACAATCGATCATTTCCGAGGAGTGGGGCGAACAAGCGACGGTGCGTGAGTTCATTCGTAAGCAAATGCGCCGTTCAGCAGAAATCGTCACGAAACAGAAAAAGGATGCAGTCGATGAAAAAGGCGTCTTTGCACAGTATTATGCCTACAGTGAGCGGATCCAACAGATCGTTCCGCACCGGATTCTTGCGATCAACCGTGCGGAAGCATTGAAAATCGTCTCTGTGAAAGTCGTGTTAGAGGAACAACAGGTTTTACCGACATTGCTTCGTTCCTACGCACAACTGGCGCCAAAGAAACGTGATATCGTCGAAGCAGCGATCACGACGGGCTATAAAAAATCCGTCTTTCCTGCCATCGAACGAGAAATTCGAAATGAACTGACGGAAAAGGCAGAGCTCCAAGCGATTGACGTCTTTGGTAAGAATCTCCGTCAACTCTACATGCAACCACCGATGAAAGGGAAAGTCATGTTGGGTCTTGATCCGGCTTACCGGACAGGATGTAAGTGGGCAGTCATCGATCCGACAGGTGAAATGAAGGAAGTCGGCGTCATTTACGTGACGATGTCAGAGCAAAAAGCAAAAGAAGCACGCCAAACTCTTTCACAGCTCGTCGATACATATGGAATCGAGTTGATTGCGATTGGCAATGGTACAGCTTCACGGGAAACAGAAGCATTCGTTGCGGACTGGATGCAGGGGCAAAAAGATATCGCCTTTACGATCGTCGACGAGGCAGGAGCAAGTATTTATTCTGCTTCAGAGATTGCCCGGACGGAGTTTCCAGAGCTTCAAGTCGAACAACGATCCGCGATTTCGATTGCGCGTCGTTTGCAGGACCCACTGGCTGAACTCGTCAAAGTTGACCCGCAGTCTGTCGGAGTCGGTCAATATCAACATGATGTCTCGCAAACGAAACTGAAGGAGACACTTGATTTCGTCGTCGAGACGGTCGTCAACCAAGTCGGAGTTGATGTTAATACAGCGTCAGAACCGCTTTTGAGTTATGTCGCAGGAATCACGAAGGCGACAGCGAAAAAAATCGTCGAACGCCGCTCGGAACTTGGGACGTTCAAGACACGTCAGGAATTATTGAAAGTTCCTCGTCTTGGTGCAAAGGCATATGAGCAGGCTGCAGGATTCCTGCGAATTCTAGAAGGTACGCATCCGCTCGACCGGACGCCGATTCATCCGGAACAATATAAAACAGTCGAGAAGCTATTTAAGACACTTGGCTTAACTCTTGATCAAGTTGGAACGGATGCGGTACGGGAACAATTGTCTACATTGTCATTACCGGAGATGGCACAGACGCTCGAAATCGGAGAACCGACACTACGTGATATCATCGAAGCGTTACAACGTCCGGGTCGTGACCCACGGGAAGCGCTTGATAAACCGTTGCTCCGCCAAGATGTTCTATCGATGGATATGATCCAAGTCGGAATGGAGTTCCAAGGGACGGTCCGGAATGTTCTTGATTTTGGTGCGTTCGTTGATATCGGAGTGAAAGAGAATGGTTTAATTCATATCTCGAAGCTCAGTCGTAAGCGTGTCAAACATCCACTTGATGTCGTCGCTGTCGGGGATATCGTGACGGTATGGGTGACAAATGTTGAACCGGAGCGGGGACGGATTGGCTTGACACTGGTTCCGCCGAAATGA
- a CDS encoding flavin reductase family protein has protein sequence MKFEASTLSAKDNYKLLIGSIIPRPIAFVTTQGEDGTVNAAPFSFFTVASSSPPQLVIAVQRTDQGQKDTARNILAKQSYVIHIVSEEIVDAVNETAAPLAYGESELERTDLTLVDSDAIEVPGIAEAKIRFEMRLTQHVELEGADLLIGEVLRYHVADELVDSFRIDAAGLKAVARLAGNDYATIGKTFTIARPTK, from the coding sequence ATGAAGTTCGAGGCATCAACGCTTAGCGCAAAAGACAATTATAAATTACTGATCGGAAGCATCATTCCGCGTCCGATTGCTTTCGTGACAACGCAAGGAGAAGACGGGACGGTCAACGCCGCACCGTTTTCCTTCTTTACGGTCGCTTCAAGCAGTCCGCCGCAACTGGTGATCGCCGTACAACGGACGGATCAGGGGCAGAAGGATACGGCACGTAACATCTTAGCGAAACAAAGTTATGTCATCCATATCGTCAGCGAAGAGATCGTCGACGCAGTCAATGAGACAGCAGCGCCACTTGCTTACGGTGAAAGTGAGCTTGAGCGGACGGATTTGACGCTCGTCGATAGTGACGCGATCGAAGTACCCGGAATCGCGGAAGCGAAAATCCGGTTCGAGATGCGCTTGACGCAACACGTCGAGCTAGAAGGTGCCGATCTTCTGATTGGGGAAGTACTGCGTTATCACGTCGCGGATGAACTCGTCGATTCGTTCCGGATTGACGCAGCAGGCTTGAAGGCTGTCGCTCGTTTAGCAGGGAATGATTATGCGACGATCGGGAAGACGTTTACGATTGCCCGACCGACAAAATGA
- the rimI gene encoding ribosomal protein S18-alanine N-acetyltransferase, which yields MSKGIRRMTVQDAAGVHAVELESFATPWTLDAFEAEMTQNPNAYYVVADQDGIVGFAGLWHIADEGHITNIAVKQSHRGQGLGEDLLTALIAVGRALDLRAMTLEVRVSNTPARTLYEKLGFQYVGVRKRYYQDNNEDAAIYWLELEGEDL from the coding sequence ATGAGTAAGGGCATTCGTCGGATGACCGTACAGGATGCTGCAGGTGTTCACGCGGTTGAACTCGAATCGTTTGCGACACCGTGGACGCTAGATGCCTTCGAAGCGGAAATGACACAAAATCCGAATGCCTATTATGTCGTTGCCGACCAAGATGGTATCGTCGGGTTTGCTGGTCTGTGGCATATTGCGGATGAAGGACATATTACGAATATTGCCGTCAAGCAGTCGCATCGCGGACAAGGACTCGGAGAAGATCTGCTAACGGCATTGATCGCCGTCGGTCGTGCACTTGATTTGCGGGCGATGACGCTCGAAGTACGTGTCTCGAACACACCAGCGCGGACTTTATATGAAAAACTCGGATTTCAGTATGTCGGTGTCCGAAAACGATATTATCAAGATAACAATGAAGATGCTGCCATCTACTGGCTGGAGCTGGAGGGAGAAGACCTATGA
- a CDS encoding NUDIX hydrolase, translated as MGYLLDLRKIVGSRPLISVGATVLVINPQHELLFQYRSDTHSWGLPGGSMEPGETLEEVAMRELQEETGLQARSVQLLDVFSGPDYFFRYPNGDQTYSVIHLFQAKGVSGTLQMTDGESLDLRYFSLNQLPTPLEARAAALLQQVTPRLLDTPSSF; from the coding sequence ATGGGATACTTATTAGATTTACGAAAAATCGTAGGCAGCCGACCGTTGATCAGCGTGGGTGCGACCGTACTCGTCATAAATCCACAACATGAACTGCTATTTCAGTATCGTTCGGACACCCACAGTTGGGGACTTCCCGGTGGTTCGATGGAACCAGGTGAGACACTTGAAGAAGTCGCGATGCGTGAATTACAAGAAGAAACCGGACTTCAAGCACGCAGCGTTCAACTGCTAGACGTCTTCTCGGGTCCTGATTACTTCTTCCGTTATCCAAATGGCGATCAAACCTACAGTGTGATCCATCTCTTTCAAGCAAAAGGCGTATCGGGTACATTACAAATGACGGACGGAGAGAGTCTCGACTTACGGTATTTCTCCCTGAATCAATTGCCAACACCGCTTGAAGCGCGTGCTGCAGCGCTCTTACAGCAAGTTACGCCTCGTCTTCTTGACACACCTTCTTCTTTTTAA